The genomic stretch TGGTTTTTCTGCTACGGCTTCCGGATCGATACCCCGGGAGCCGTCATGGTCGTCTTGCGCAGGTTCGTCATCGCGCTGTCCGCGGCAATGCTGCTGGGAGCCGCGGAGCCATCCGCCGCGGCCCGGGCCGCCTTCCTGCGCGGGGAGTCGGCGCTGGCGCGTGGCCGCTGGGATGACGCGGCCACCGCCTACCGCGAGGCCCTGGCCGACACGCCCGGCTATCCCTCCGCCCTCAATGGCCTGGGCAGCGTGCTCTTCCGCAAGGGGCAGGTGCAGGAGGCGCTCACGCTCTTTCGCGACGCCGCGAAGGCCGACCCCGGCTTCAAGATGGCCTGGTTCAACCTGGGCTATGCCGCGCGGAAGACGGGGGATGCGGCCACCGCGGCACAGGCCTACGAGCGCTACACCGAGCTCGAGCCCGGCGACGCGGACGGCTACTACGGGCTGGGGGAGAGCTACCGGCAGCTCGGCCAGAAGGACAAGGCGATTCCCGCGTACCAGGCGTACATCGCCCGTGAGCAGCGCAAGGGGGAGCAGGTCTGGGTCCGCAAGGCGACCGAGCACCTGAAGGCCATGGGCGCCGAGCCGCTCGCGGTTGCCACCGCGCCGGCCGCTGCGACGCCCTCGGCGGCGCCTGCCGTGGAGTCCGTGACGTCCAACCCGGCGCTGGCTGCGTCGCGCATCCGCGACGGCGACGCCTTGATGAAGGAGCGCCGCTACCGCGAGGCGGCCTTCGCCTTCCTGGATGCGTCCCACGCGGATGCGGGCCATGTGGAGGCCTTGTTCAAGCTGGGCAACGCCCTGGCGGTGCTGGGCTACTACGGACAGGCGGTGGCGCAGTGGGAGCGGGCCACCGCGCTCACGAAGGACGCGGCCATCCAGCAGAGCGCGAAGGAGAACATCGACCGCGCGCGGACGAAGATGGCGCAGGCGGGCGCTTCTCCCCAGGCCGCGGGGCAGGCACCGGGCTCCGGCCCCGTGGCTGACACGACGCGCGTGCTGGCGCGCCGGGCGTATGAGCAGGGCGTACAGCGCATCGCCAGCAAGGACTTCAGTGGCGCGCTGACCAGCCTCACCCAGGCCATCCAACATGAGCCCATGCTGGCCGTGGCCTTCGTCGCGCGAGGCAGCGCCAACATCGGCCTGCGTCGCTACGCGGAAGCAGCGGCGGACTATCAGTACGCCTTGGAGCTGGAGCCCGGCTCGGCGTCTCCGCTTTACGGACTGGCCGAATCTTTCCGCGCCATGGGCCGCACGCTGGAGGCACGCGACCTCTACGAGCGCTATGCCGCCTCCTCCTCCGCGGACGTCCGCCCCCAGCTCCAGGAGGAATCCCGACAGAAGGCGGCGCGCCTGCGTTGACCGGCAGGCAGGAAGCCTGAGGGTAGGTGGACCGTGTCAGCCCCAAGCATTAGCTTCCATGAATGACCGGGCGCGACGCGGAACCGAACGGACGGCAGGTCTTCAGGCCCCGACGGGTCTTCGCAGCGGCCATGGCCGCCGCGGGTCTCCTCTGGGTTGCCGTGCTGGTGTACCTCCTCCGATTCTTCGATGAGGTCCCGCTCAAGACCTTCCTCTCAGCGGGCTTTTTCGTCCTCTTCTTCGCCGTGTCGCTCATGTACTACGGGCGCACGCACATCGTCGTGGATGCCCGGGGCTTGACCTGCCAAGGCATGGTGCGGACGCGGCGCTTCACCTTCGCGGACATCCGCAAGCTCGATGTCCTGCCCGGGCCCGTGACGGTCTACGCCATCCGGGGCAAGGCGGGCCTCGTCCACTTCACCAGCTTCTTTCGGCACCATCAGCAGCTCGCGCGGCTCCTCGTGGAGCGCGCGGGGCTGGGGCCCATTCCAGGCTGAGCCTCGCGTCAGCTTCCCGTCGCGAGCAGCCACGTGACGGCCACGCCCGCTAATGCCGCCACCGCGCCCAGGCCAATCAGCCACCATTCGCCGTGAGGCTTGGGCCCGCTGGGAGGTGCCTCGGGCGTGGGCTCCACCGTGACTTCGGTGGAAGCAGGGCTGACCGCGCCGGAGGGCGATTCCTGTTCGCCAGCTGGCACGGGGGGCGGGGGCTCTTCCACGGTGGCCTGGAAGCGGAGCAGTGAGCGGCCCATTTCAATGACGTCGCCATCCGCCAGAGGAACCCGGGATTCGACGCGCTGTCCGTTGAGGAAGACGCCGTTGGGGCTGCCCAGGTCCTCCAGGGAAAATCCTCCCTCGCCGTGGTGGACGCGCGCATGCGTCCTGGACACGGCCCGGTCTCTCAGCCGCATCGCCACGTCGCTGCCCCGTCCGATGTCCGTCTGCGCCTCGGCGAGCGCATGGACGCGCCCGACATCCAGTCCCGTGAGGCAGGTGAGGGTGGCCGCGCGCGATGGGGCCGGTTCATCCGTTCCCGTCAGCAGTCCCTTGAGGAGCGCCACGGTGCCCAGCCCGCGCTCACTGACGGCCTCTTGAAGCACGCGCAGTCCCATGTCGTCGGGCAGGCCGAGCGCCTCTCCGGGAATCACCAGCCTCGGGACACCCGGGGGGACCAGCACGCCGTTGACGGAGAAGGTGCGCGCGGCCTCGACCATGAGCCGCTGCGCCTCGATGCGCAGGCTGAGAAGGCTTGGGGGCAGGCCCTCCAGTCGGATGTGGTCATCCGGGCCGCCTCCCAGGAGGTGGATGCCATCGGCGAGCTCGAAGGGGGTGGTGGAGCCCAGGTGTTCAAATTCGAAGCGCATGAGACAGCCCGGGAGCAACGGGCCGGCCGTCCCAGGAGGCCAGGGTTCCGCGGACTTGCCGTCCACGTGCGTCCCGGTGGCGATGGGCCCGTCCGAAGCGCGAGACACCCGCGGAGGAAACGCGGACCTTGCTCAGGCGGCGCGCGGCGTCTCGGAGGCCCGCGACTGGCCGGCACCGGGGCCCGTCCGCGTGCCGGGGTACACAGCCACGGCCGAACCATCCGCGACGAAGGCGGAGTTGGGCTTGCCGCGCAGGAAGGGGACGAACCTCGCGCCGTACATGCCTTCCACGTCGATATCGAGCGCCGTGTTCTCCACCCGCCACACGGACCAGCGGGGATGCTCCACGCGGTACTCCGCGCAGCCGCCGTCCCGTTGCGCGGTATAGCCCCAGTAGTGCTCGGTGATGAACTCCGCCTCCGAGCCAGGTTCGCTGGCCTGCGGCGGCCCGAGCGTCGTCGCCGCCAGGTGCTGCCACTTTCCCCCCGCCTTCCACGCATATTCGACGCGGCCAGGGGCGCCGGTGTGCGCGCCTTCCATCTCCACGACGTGCCGCATGGGCAGCGCGACATACGGCTCGTTGTAGAGCACGCGCGCCACGGTGGCGATGGCCAGTCGCGGGACGATTTCCTTCACGAACACCACGCCTCGCCGCCAGCCTTCAGGGCCGAGATGCCGCACGTAGAAGCGCAGGTTCACCTCATCGAAGTTCCGGTGGAAGGGCACGGGCAGTCCCCGCACGCGCGTGTCGAGGAACCGGAAGCCCACCATGCTGGCGAAGGTCCGGCCCTGCCAGGTGTCCAACTCCGTGTCACGGGGGACGAGGGGCCGGAGCACCTCGGGGTCCACCTCGTAGTTGAGCATGACGAGATACCGCCACTCCGCCGTGAGGAAAGGGCTCATGCCTCCGTCCTAATGCGGGGCCTTCTCCCGACGCCACCCCGTCTGACGGCGGGCGTGCCTCGCGCTCACCCCTCGCAGAAGCCGGCATTCTGCGACGAGGGAGCGCTCGGCGGAGGCCAGGTGTCCGGGCTCGCTCCATGCCCAGGCATCGGTGGCCGCGTCGCTACCAGGTCGCGCCGATGTTGACGGTGCCCGCGTAGCTGCCGCCGCTGCTGAAGTTCCGGTCGCCAATCGTGACGTCGCCGGGCGGGACGTTCGCCGCGAACTGCTGGTCCAGGAGGAAGCTGTACTGGAGCCGGGCATCGGCGGTGAAGTTGCCCATGTGGACGCGCAGGCCGCCGCCCAACGGGATGTTGCCCACCGTGTCATCCGCGAAGGCGACCGTGGGTGCCCGCACGTTGTACCGGCTGAGGCCCACGCCGCCCAGGACGTAGGGCTGCACGGGCGCGGCACCCAGGCCCAGCGTGGCCACCACGTGCGCGCCGTTTCGCACCAGGTCCGGGCCGCTCCGGGCGCCCGTCACCACGCGCTGGTCGAACTCGTTGAGGGCGCCCGAGTAGCCCAGCTCGATGCCCAGCACCTTCGTGGGCTTGATGGCCACCGTCACGCCGTAGCCAAGGCCCGGGTTGATGTCGGAGCCCAGTGCGCTCGTGTAGCCCTCGACACCGCCGCCCACCAGGAGCGTCAGTCCGCGCATGTCCGCGGAGGACTCCAGCCGATCCTGTGCCATGGCGCTCCCTGCTCCCAGCACACCCACCACCGCACCCACCTTGAGTAGAGTTTTCATTCGCGCCTCCCTTGGGCCTGAACCGCCGGTTGAGGCGAGAAGATGGGAGCCACCGCTCGGCATGACAATTGCCGGGACTTCAAGGCGAGAGGGGCTCGATGGTTGCCTGCTCGCTCACCTCGTGGTGAACCCATTGGACGCGAAGCCCGCTAGGATGCGCGGCCCCGATGCGTCTCCCGTCCTCCGTCCTTGCTCCGCTGCTGGCCGTCACCTGTCTTGCCACCGCCTGTCGTGATGAGCAGGCCGGGCCGCGTCAGCAGACGCCCCGCATTCCCGCGCCCACGCAGCTCCGCACCCTGGACGCGGCGCCCGCGGACCTCACGTTCCGCAGCGGCGCGACGTTCGCCGGTGGCGCGGTGGTGTACCTGGGCTCCAAGGTGTCACCGGAGAAGGCCGCGCCCGGCACGCAGGTGAGGCTGGCCCATTACTTCCAAGCGGTTCGCCCGCCGCCGCAGGGTTTCGCCTTCTTCGCCCACGTCGTGGACCCGGCCAGTGGCGGCATGCTCACGAACGCGGACCATGAGGTACA from Myxococcus xanthus encodes the following:
- a CDS encoding tetratricopeptide repeat protein; protein product: MVVLRRFVIALSAAMLLGAAEPSAAARAAFLRGESALARGRWDDAATAYREALADTPGYPSALNGLGSVLFRKGQVQEALTLFRDAAKADPGFKMAWFNLGYAARKTGDAATAAQAYERYTELEPGDADGYYGLGESYRQLGQKDKAIPAYQAYIAREQRKGEQVWVRKATEHLKAMGAEPLAVATAPAAATPSAAPAVESVTSNPALAASRIRDGDALMKERRYREAAFAFLDASHADAGHVEALFKLGNALAVLGYYGQAVAQWERATALTKDAAIQQSAKENIDRARTKMAQAGASPQAAGQAPGSGPVADTTRVLARRAYEQGVQRIASKDFSGALTSLTQAIQHEPMLAVAFVARGSANIGLRRYAEAAADYQYALELEPGSASPLYGLAESFRAMGRTLEARDLYERYAASSSADVRPQLQEESRQKAARLR
- a CDS encoding FHA domain-containing protein, with protein sequence MRFEFEHLGSTTPFELADGIHLLGGGPDDHIRLEGLPPSLLSLRIEAQRLMVEAARTFSVNGVLVPPGVPRLVIPGEALGLPDDMGLRVLQEAVSERGLGTVALLKGLLTGTDEPAPSRAATLTCLTGLDVGRVHALAEAQTDIGRGSDVAMRLRDRAVSRTHARVHHGEGGFSLEDLGSPNGVFLNGQRVESRVPLADGDVIEMGRSLLRFQATVEEPPPPVPAGEQESPSGAVSPASTEVTVEPTPEAPPSGPKPHGEWWLIGLGAVAALAGVAVTWLLATGS
- a CDS encoding YqjF family protein, whose protein sequence is MSPFLTAEWRYLVMLNYEVDPEVLRPLVPRDTELDTWQGRTFASMVGFRFLDTRVRGLPVPFHRNFDEVNLRFYVRHLGPEGWRRGVVFVKEIVPRLAIATVARVLYNEPYVALPMRHVVEMEGAHTGAPGRVEYAWKAGGKWQHLAATTLGPPQASEPGSEAEFITEHYWGYTAQRDGGCAEYRVEHPRWSVWRVENTALDIDVEGMYGARFVPFLRGKPNSAFVADGSAVAVYPGTRTGPGAGQSRASETPRAA
- a CDS encoding PH domain-containing protein, which translates into the protein MTGRDAEPNGRQVFRPRRVFAAAMAAAGLLWVAVLVYLLRFFDEVPLKTFLSAGFFVLFFAVSLMYYGRTHIVVDARGLTCQGMVRTRRFTFADIRKLDVLPGPVTVYAIRGKAGLVHFTSFFRHHQQLARLLVERAGLGPIPG